The nucleotide sequence CTCGCAGTTGTGGTGCATCAAGTTTGAGGTGCCAGTTTTGTGTCTTTCGTAGACATACACGGTACTGCAGCTGTTGCAAATGGCAAACCCGGCCTCAGTTTCTTAGTCAGTGTTGCTAACGATGACATGGAAGCGCTCCCAAACGGAACTTTTCCCTTcctttgttttagttttaagtTCTCCTGATTTTAATTTCTCTCTCACTGTTTTGGCATCCATGGCAAGGAGGTTTGACGCTGGTTTGATTCAGGAACCCTCATGTGGGGCGTTGCCATGGATACACAGGGCATTGCCAACGGTCTGACATCTACAGTAGTTGGTCATTTTGCGCCAGAcggaaaataaatataaattttattttatttatttatttttttggaaaagtactataaataaaggttattaaATACGAACATAACTGACAAATCCACCTGCAATCCACCCGAAATTAATTACAATGTTAATTTTTATTGGCCCACCCACCCGCGGATTGCGGATATCCGCGGATGTCACTGATATATCCGCAAGATTTGCATCTCTAGTCGACTGGGGAGTCATACAGGGTGATGGGGGTGGGCGGGGCTGGGTTCTTCCTGAAGTCTACAACCATCTCCACTGTCTTAAGAGCGTTGAGCTCCAGGTTGTTCACCAGGTCACCAGCTGGTCAATCTCCCACGTGTAGACGGACTCATCGCCGTCAGAGATGAGTCCAATGAGGGTGGTGTCGTCTGTGAACTTCAGGAGCTTGACGGACTGAtgactggaggtgcagctgttgGTGTACAGggagaagaacaagaagaaagGACACAGCCTTGGGGGGATCCAGTGTTGATAGTCCGGGTGTGAGAGACATGTCTCCCCAGCTTCACGTGCTGCCTCCTGTCAGACAGGAAGTAATTGATCCACCTGCAGGTGGAGCCAGGCACACTCAGCTGGGAGAGCTTGTCCTGTAGCAGAGCCGGGATGATTGTATTGAAGGCAGAGCTGAAGTCCACAAGCAGGATCCTAGTGTAGGTTCCTGGGGAGTCCAGATGCTGGAGGGTGAATTGGAGGGCCATGTTGACAGCGTCGTCTACAGACCTGTTGGCTCTGTAGGCGAACTGCAGGGGGTCCAGGAGAGGGTCAATGATGGCCTTGAGGTGTGACAGCACAAGACGCTCAAAGGACTTCCTTGCCACAGAGGTCAGGGCGATGAGTCTGTAGTCAATAAGTCCTGTGGTCCTTGGCTTTTTGGGGATGGGAATGATGGTGGAGGTCTTGAAGCAGGTTGGCACATGGCATGTCTCCAGTGAGGTGTTGAAGATGTGGATGAACACCGGAGACAGCGGGTCGGCGCAATGCTTCAaggtggagggagagacagagtcTGGTCCGGCTACTTTGTAGGGGTCCTCTTAAGGAGCCTGTTGACATCCCTCTCCTGGATAGTGAGAGTAgtggtgggggaggagggggccatatgctaattatgacaaaacgtAACACAactgtctaataggataaaatgatgaagtgatgacattttacatccaaaaagtcagcttcactgtgacatcatgatgttctgatttttctggccattatttgaCGTCATATCgtaggaacagaagaggagacatttgggcAGATTGGCAAattgccgcctacctacttttgtttatacagaatgcgccttttttggggcagtggggggcgtgagcaagtaacaaaacgtgtagcttagcgtgtgacgtaaactatgacatgggagggaagccgtggctggtcagtccttcagcgactctctcataagtcggcccgtcttCACCATTCACGTTATCTGaaggttaatggcctcttcgtttgcgaggacaaggagggcacgcaattccttgtctccccagttgctcatctttacagtgtctgtcaggtttgtgtttccctcttgctactagctgctcgctaattcctgctatcagctgtttcctgtttatccaccgccagtgggtcgcacgtgcgggtgcagcgtcatcaacagctcctcccacaagtcatcaacagcccctcccgttgcggaaggcaaCACAGAGgcctgtttaaactaaaagggttctgccaatatgactaccctacgaggcggaaaattggacacttcggatcaactcgccaatccggctctgtgtgtctaaacgctcgcagcttgccggcataACAGCcaaacatttgcggaaaatctggcagtgtaaaaggggctactgaaTGGGTGACTCTCATATTGGGTTTCCACCcagaaactgtgctgattgtattgatcctctgtgctgtctggagcaagatgtgtgtgaagcatccatgtttttacagacatggatgtaaattgtaagagaaacttgactgatgcacggaggcatacaaccatgagaCGGCAATTCTAGTTTATAATTGTGTCACACTGACAAAATTCAAAACTGCTTATAAGTTAGATTCAGACTCTTGAAAATGTGTTAAAGATAAGCGCTTAACTTTGGTTCTTCTTGAGATGGATGTGATCTGATAACTAATTAATAAATGTCTGTGTTCCTCCCCAGTTCTTTGGCTCGTACACCAACAACACACTATTTGAGACTGATGACAGGTACCGTCACCTGGGCTTTCAGATTGAGGACCTAGGCTGCTGCAGAGTGATCCGGCACTCTCTATGGGGGACACATGTTTTTGTGGGGACAatatttaccaacgcaccaccCAGCAGCCTTGTTATGAAGAAACTGCAGGGCAGCTGAACACAGCCTCAGGGACATTGGGTTGCCATTCAAAGTGTAAAACCTTTATGGAATGTTTGGTGATGGTGCTGTAGACTGCTGTGTCATAAttttaacaacataaacagaatCTATTCAGTTTTTACTTTTGCAACATGTATGTATAAATATTAGTTGATTTTGATGTATATTTATAGATTCCAATCCCACAGGCTGAAATGCTGCTGTCATCACAATAAAatcaccttgaaactgtgctggttgtgtagatcctctgtgctgtcgtggaagatgtgtgtgaaggatCCAAGTTTtcatagacatggatgtaaactgtgagaGAAACTTAAGTGGtgtgcggaggcatacaactgcaaggtgTTAATTCTAATTTCAGGGTTAATGGCTGCTTGCATGTTTAGTGTTACTGCCATCTTTTGGAGTTAGTTAACTTCTACAGTGTCAagtatgtcagatttttctcatcagtcctGTTCACCCAATAAGCAGACTAAAATCTTCTACCTTGTCTATTTCCACCACACTCCACTCCATCAATGATACTGTTAAGTTCTTTAGATTATATTAGTTTATACAACAGTTAattccgaccgagtaatttgattggacgagaggcaaaGCTCAGATGAAGATACACAGTGAAGACATAACATAAtcctaacacagcaaagctgttacctgcagccttcgcttgcaaagctaacgctactaacgttaggtcagtccaagtaattagtggaaacatgctaacatgctaacgttacacacaaattagtattaaagtaagacctgttcataaatgttctggtgtagctctgaatttcttataaactgaggacaactgcctgatGTATATtcgtgttcatggtcacagtcacagataattttagatGCTCCTTAGTTATCCGCCATGACAACCAAGTCCtcatagatacatctctggtaaaactgttaggtgttatgtgttcagcaatgtccgttgcgtactgcttactcgaagaacactgtaaacacagctccttcttctgtggtttaatcgcTGCGGGCTGCTGCGGGTgagcagaatcacttccgcCTCAGGTGCcatattctggtttgctgacgtcaacagaaagcgacaaaatagccggcatttttaaaactcagcagctctcgttcatagcttccaccgccatgtaaacgaagagacacgccagaaacccagcaaccacctcagctccttccaTGTTGATAATCGTCTTTCTTATGTCTGCTTTCTTCCTCTTACTTCTGCTTCgtacttctgcttcttcttctttgttgttgttcttctttgtttgtttctttgccgcGTCGCCCTGGTCAAAATGGTTGCGCAACAATTACGTCACATCCatagcccggtaactttacaggaaccttcctcctactccgccgCACAGTGGAGACACGACGGTTgggagggccgagcgagaggacgttcctgccccccaaatactaccaggaacttcttcagtggaaacgggccttttatgtacaaaaatctctaaacgtttagagtgggtcatttttttcgtgtaaacatgtacacgggtttcaccgctgggtggtgctattgcattataccagtaaagccccagttatctgAATACCAACTGAACAGGCCATTTAACCAACGGTTACAGGCCGCCACTCCGATATATCACCATTCCCACGGTCCACCATCtcgaattctggtccctgagtcctgacagtaagctatggcgagcctgtagaagctgtatttcccatgcatgtcagcgattttcaccaGGGACGCATGCGAGTAATTCAGGCTGCCTTTcctgtttttcagcgaactcctctggtaattttattaaaaggcatggcatgtataggtccacagtaacttattattattgggtcttgtAAGAGtaggctacaatgagtaccgggccatcaaatcacagcatctgcggtgagaggacacggaattgtgtgcgcttttacgcacgtgGGTCTAGGCGATCATGGATATTTTATGTgtgaaagatgtagccagatgtattatttgttttagatacgtggctCATCTGTccatccctctgtctgtccgtagcacgagtcatgtgcgccacttGACCACCGACCCGTGCATAAAAGCACaaacaattccgtgtcctctcaccgcggatgctgtgatttgatggcccggtgtTCTGACAAATGGAGCTACCCGCTCAGAATGACCTACCAGTAGGGGAAAAAatctatcagaatggactaCAAGTTCTATAGAGAATGTGAAGGTGACGTCACGTGCGTTGCATTGTGGGGCGTCAGCGCCATCTTTGGAGGAACGCGATGTAAACAAAGCAGTGAAGGGGAATATGAACATGAAGAAAAAGAGATGGAGAAGGACAAAGAAAATGACAGAGGACCCTACCGCGACAAACTCAAATTAAACGCGAGGCTAAGGTACATAGAGAAGCTGCAAATGCTTAACAATGTCGATCCCTACGATTTAACGGCCACGGACTGGAGTCAAGACCCCGCTGTACTCCCACCACTGACGTATCCCGACATTGTAAACTATCTGGTTTTTGGACTGAGTGCATATACGTTACAAGAATTTAAAAGTTATAAATCTTTAGAAGCCCATGAGCAGTTCTGCAGTGGATGGGTGCAAGATTTACTTATTCACAAGCCAGAAAACTCAGCAAACACAGTCGAACTGGCAAAGGTAAGGTTGCACTGTTTTTGTCGgggatgaatgaatgactgaatgaatgagtttATTTTGATAAGCAAGAgtacaatatacaatatatacaacCATtatatacaaacaaaaaagacagacatgtaatgaaatgaaaaaaagtaaaaaagaggGAGACCCGAGCGGGGGCTGCTGTGCGGGGCCGGGAGGGCGGGCTCCGCGGAAAGGGAGACCCGAGCGAGAGTATGTGTGGGGCTGGGAGGGCAGGCTCCGTTGAGAGGGAGACCCGAGCGGGGGCTGGCTACCCGGGGGTGCCGGTGGGAGTGTGTGCGGGGCCGGGAGGGAGGGCTCTGGGGAGAGGGAGACCCGAGCGGGGGCTACCTGgtgggagtatgtgcggggcctccgtgtttgagatggGAGCGGGCGGTGGGAGGTCGGAcgctcccagagaggggagagtgagaaatatatcaaaataagataaaataggaagaactgtctctctcttttatttttagTGTTTAATCGCGGCGGGAGCgagcggcgggaggtccgacgcttccagcgaggggagagggagaaatatatcaaaataagataaaataggaagaactgtctccctcttttatttttagTGTTTAATCGCAGCGGGAGCGAGCGgtgggaggtccgacgcttccagcgaggggagagggagaaatataacaaaataatataaaaatagaaaaaaaacatgattagcCTACTTAAAATGTTGAGCTGCCTTGAATAGCTGGCTTCCCGCTTTTGTTTACACCCGCGTTCCTCCAAAGATGGCGCTGATGCCCCACAGTGCAAAGCAGCATGACGTACCTTCACATTCTCTGTAAATATAGGTAAAAGTAGAgcagctcattctgtcaggtagaAATATCGTTCACAATGTGGTTAAAAGTAGAGTAGGCCATTATATAGGGTAGGAATTATCCATCAGAATATGCTACTACCTCTAAAAATGTGGTTAAAAGTATGTCACCTGGTATGGTTttggtgggtttttttcatCACTTAAACGCACTATGAATGAGCAGTTTGTGTTAGTAGGTCATTCTGAGTGGTAGCTCTATTTGTCAGAACACCGGTAGgctactcattgtagcccactggCGAACGACCCCCTTAACGACCGTGCCGTTTTAATAGAACGGAGCACGTAGGCTACTGACCTGTTGCCAAACCCGGCCTCACACCATTTCTTGTCATATTCACAGTCTATCACAGTTGGTCAACAATTAGTATCGCCCCCCTCCCccctaaaaaaaaccctgtttttcatgtactaatttttcataaccgtttatgatctcaaacacGTGTAAACGTGTACACGGACTCACCCCTAATGAGGATGAGGGAcagtggaagctgaatccggccttgccaacatccaggtttgccaacgtttcatcagctgaactggacgaagttacacagttgcagatcaatgtaaatacaaagtagcttgtgagttcctggcgtgtgttCTGCGTTTCCTGGCAACAGATTGGgggaacagttttttttttttttcgcggagctacataacatatttaaataatttatttcatcaccttttgttaacatttcttactcagcattgctgtttaagctgagACACTCGAGGTCGTGATATTGTACTGTCCTGTActggcctgcggcctcgtgcctatgaccgaatcacagccgtgacgatatacagtacaacatcactccctctcgtgtgatattgcttaattattggtgcttttgttttgttgtttaattgCTAAAATATTTATATGGATATAACAATTGTCCTGTTTTATTTGTACTTTAGTTGGTAGCGTTAGTCTTTATTTCAAAAATGGCATGACCAGTTATATATTTCCCCTTTTTGTCCCCTCAGGTCAGTTTAGTCTGTTAAAAGTACTGTCCATatctctgtgttgttttgaaGGACTAACATGTTGTCCACTGAACTTTTAGTACTTTTTTTGACAGAGCTCAGAGCACACGGAATATAAACAGGGTATTGCCAAATATATAAAGAATTATTACATTCTCTTGCCTCATGTCAGTTTATTGTTCAATGCTTTCTCTCAGAATTGAGGTTCCCAACTTCCTCTGAAGATAGAAAAGGATTTGCAAAGAGCTTTGCTTTGATAACAATTAACAGTAATTGCTGTGCAACATCTGGGAAGAGAAACAGGGTGTTTTGTTTCTGATCAAATGTAGCGTCTGACCACAGGCGTGGAACAGTGTTGGTGTGACTTGTAACACTGGTGAACTATTTTTCCAGGTGTTTACACATTGTGGTCACAGCCACGTTGAAGTTTTATTCACTGCCTTGCCCATTTGAGGTAACACCTTTTCTCTTGCTGACAAATGGCTCAACGTTTTCTTCTTCTAGCTCCCATAATGGGTCAGATACCTCCTCGTGAGTGCTGTTGGAGGCTTGGCCTTATTCACTTTTCCTATCAGCTTATCTTTTGAGACTCAGATGACTTCACTAGCAGGAGGACCAGTCTGATGacattttgcagtgtgtttggaATGTTGGTAAAGCAACATGTCAGATACTTTGCTGCTCTTAATTATTTCCTCAAATTTACAGGCGAGGACCAGCAGGAGCACCATTATTTAGTTACCAcatttcaggctgttctcataaacttTTCATACGTTTtcttacaaaaagtaatgcacccaaattcatacacATCCCACTTactttgaaaggctgcgatcatgtgaccaatgcattgacggcagtaaacaaggaaacaGTCCCAATCATTCTTGTgaagaggcaggttggggtagtggatgggtcacaaaacatggGGCTTCCCCAGGAGAAACAtgttcagaactgtgtgaactttgagtcattctAAGGTTCGTCCTCAccttgtttcttttcctcattctaaccacagtaactttatgttaattatgcAATTGTATGCTGAAGACATAACATCATAGGTTGTCATGGCTGAAATAGTTGCCTTCAATTCCAAGTAAAGAATTAGCCATCCAGAATAAAATGTGCAAAGTGAGAATGTACAAAAGGAGTCTATCTAACCTCTGTAAGCCAATCATCTTGTTGCTGTCAAACTTTAAAAACTGCTcctttctctgctgctctcagcCATCATTTCAGTGTCAAATTGATTCATAAGGCAACaattcacctttttttctgtgcCTTGTCGTGGACAGCAAAGCTGGTGTCAGACTCCAAGTATGATCCTCTCCAGGAGGATCTAAACATCATAATTCTGCTGGAGACCACATCCACCTCCTTGTTCCAGTTAGCACAGGGGTGCTCACTTAACTCTGCATGGTGGCTCCCCTTAAGACAAGCCAGATTTCCTTCAAAGATTAGCATCAGTCCAGCTCCAGGCCTCTGTTTCTTCCAGCTCCAGACGCTGGAAAATCAATCAACCCACTGTGATCCCACTGAGTTTttgttacttcctgtttaagAAACATCTGCGTCAGCCTTCCCCCCATGCCTGCTTTTGGCCAAAAAAGGGACAAGCAATCAGGTCTTTCTCAGGCTGCTTAGCTTGAGAGGAGAAACATGTCCTTTGTCACTCCTGCTCACCCAGCCTCATCTGCTTCTCCAGGCCTCTGTGCTGTAGATGACCTCATCAACACCATGCAGTCTCAGGCTAATTTTATCCAAGGTATCAACATGTGCTCTCAGCTCCTGGAAAATGCTAAATCATCTGCCTCATCAACAGTGAGCCTCAGTGACTCAGGCCTCCTTGTTCAACCAGCGTTTCACAACCATTCAAACTCAAACTACTCAACATTCTCTGGCTTCTGCTGTCCAAGCCCCTCCACTAGGTACACAGACATCCCTCACACAGCAAATTTATCCGCCAAGGTCGAGACATAACTCTGGTGAGCTTCATCCTACCATCTCCCAAGTGATACAAAAAGATAACTGGGGAAAACTTCCTCTCCAGCCTGCCACTGACCATTGCAGCTGACAAAAGCATCATTTCAACCAAATTCCAATCTGCTGTGATTTCAACAAAAATGTTTGCACATTCCCCAGCCGGCGCGGAGACTTAAAAAGATActggtgaatgaggcccaatgtttttttttttaagaggatAGTCCTGTACAGTTCATGCCATTACTACCCAATAAAAATGCTGATGTCACAATGGGTTCTGATGTCCAAACCCTCCTCTTGGTGTTCTATTGTacactataaaataaatgtatttaattactTTAAAGCCTCTCTTTCACTGAAGTCTCTCCTGATTTAAATGGAGCCTGGTGGAAGTTCACACAGGAAGAACACAGGATGTCTCGCTTCTTGAGCTGACTGAGGGTGTTCACCAATCAGATTTTGCATGACCTCTGTGAGCCAATCGTTTCGTTGCTATACAACTTTCTTTCTCTGCTATGTTAGTGTCACTACCGCCTTAAAATaatgatgtcagagtggggtctaattaaatcaatcaattttatttataaagcctaatatcacaaatcacagtttgcctcagagggctttacagcatacaacatccctctgtccttaggaccctcacagcggatttgggaaaactccccccaaaaaaacctttaacaggaaaataaagagtagaaacctcaggaagagcaactgaggagggatcccagacgtgcaatagatgttatacagaacagatcaacataataaatttacagtaatccatatgacaaaatgatacataaagagagacagggcagacagtaatgacagtagcttacaacaacattaatttaagtagtaatatcataataataataattacggctattgtggtataatatgttgtaagtatatgGTAATATATGATAGTGtatatatgtgacaataataatcatatgtgtatattaacagtagaagtatgactaataataacagcagcagtaggaggcatcaggcaggaccacggcagcagcacaaccatagggtgaccatattttgatttccaaaaaagaggacactcggccggccacgacatagcctacttaaatgatactcgcagtttactcaaatatgccttataattttaatatatttaaaatctatatgtatggatagaaaattcggTTATATTAGgctacaaaataatatctctcaaagacNcacctgaacataacacacacagacacacattggctgtttgtttctacctctcccctctctggaagtcttggacctccagccgcccgcctccaccttgattaaacgctgaaaataaaagagggagacaagttttcctattttatcttattttgttttatttctccctctcccctcgctagaagcgtcggacctcccgctcccgtctcaaacacggaggtctccctctccacagCTGAGTATCCAagggcgcacgcccggcctgttaaatagcctgtaaccactgtgtgacacaaactcagtgctttggtcattaaataatgtcgggctcggttcgggttcggacagaaatatgctgcccgtgccgcactctaacatacacacacaaacacacggaaaaccggacattatcatcagtttataaacaccccccggatGCCCCGGATGGGacatgaaaagtggacatgtccgggcaaaagaggacatttGGTCAGCAACCACGTCACATGATCCAGGCACAGTTGCGATACGAGGTAACCGGCCAGACAggggagcacaaaggctccggagaagaagccgagttagcgagatgcagtaacaggacatgagtgttagcaaagaagagaaggtgctcggtgtattataggggggtcccccggcagactaagcctatgtcagcctaactaggagctggtccaaaacaagcctgagccagccctaactataattATTAAAGACTCCTCCTATGTTCTCCAGGAAGTTTCTTAGTGCTCTTAAGTTGAGGCATGATTTTATGACATTTCAACTTGCTTGGAAGTTATTCATGATCCAATATCCACAAGGTCATGAGaacagttttaaacaaagaaaatatgatACATCACCAGATGGGGGTTAAAActaatgctaacacactaaaacaTGGCAGGACTGATGGTGAATTCAGCTCACACTGTTAACTCTTCTATGAATTGATCCTGTTAATAAGATGCTGTCTTTATAGGAGGTCAGAAATGTTGTGATGAGTTTTATCTGTACTTTGTGCCTATTCACCACTTATAGGCCACATGTAAATAGAacgtaaataaaaatacaattttgtACAGCTGTGACATGTGCATTATAGGGAAACTGCATTGTAGTGAAGTGTATCCTCAGATGACTTCCAGATGTCGTGGTTAGATATGTCCCTTCCCCTACAAGCATACATGGTCAGTGAAGCTACTTAAACATGAAATGGCCACTTGAAGTCACACAGTATTGTGAATACTTGTACCTTGCTGTTAATTTCCACGTGCCATATCCTTCTCAAAAGGATATACATcactttatcatcatcattatcatcatcatcatcatcatcatcatcatcatcatcatcttcgtCATTGTGACCTTGAAATCTAAACATTTGTAGTGTTACTGCGTCAGTGGTGAAATATCTTTATAGCTATGCTTCATTGCTGGAGTTCTTATGAATGATGAGTCAGCATGCATGCAACATTGGAAAGCACAGAGATGCTAAGCTGTCGGTCAGAAGAGGAAGTAGAGGGCTGATAGTGATTAGCCAGCTTTAAAAATATTGGTGGGTGTTAGCTGGCACATGTGCTTCAAGCCCAGTCAAATTGTGTTCCTCTCTGGTGTGTAGCAAGCAAGCTTGTCATCTCAAGAATGCTTATTGTATCAGTGGCATACTTTCTCCTGTTAGGTAAGTTGACTGCattttactgtgacattttagTGCAActgttttcactttcatttggagagtgtgtgtgtgtgtgtgtgtgtgtgtgtgtgtgtgtgtgtgtgtgtgtacatggcaAGAATACAGTGGAATCTATTATTATCTACAGCagttgtgatgtgtttaatTTGGGAGGTAAAACTTTTTAATCTTAAATGAGCATAAATGATGCTTATGATTAAATGTATGAGAACTGTTCtattttctttgattttcaGGGTCTGATGCAACAGTGGTTCTTAATGTCAACACTACTGTCAGCAAATCAGTGGTACTTCCATGTATACTGATGACCCCCACTCCCATTGGCTTAAACAATTTACGTTTTTACTGGCAGGATGAAGGAAAATATGTACTGTACTCTTTTAATAAGGGAGAGGAGAAGCCTGCacatgtaaaggaactttaTCAAGCCAGGGTCACAGCCTTCCCACAGGACATGATAACAGGAAATATTTCAGTTAAACTTAGAAACATAACACTTGAAGATAACCAAAAGGTTTTCCAGGCTTTTGCACCAGTTTCTGATAGCAGAAGGAAACCCATTGTTACACCCATCTGCCAAATAACTTTACATGTTGCAGGTAAGGATGGAGATTTCACTTTCCTTTACAGGAATAGTATATATATTTACTGTTATATGTGAGTGGTATTAATCTTCACATTTAACTGTAagcaagaaagtgaatgagCCTATCCTCCAAAATGTCTGGTGTTAAAAAAGTACTGACTGAAATAATGTTTTTCTCTTACTCATAGTTCCTTACGAGAGTGCCAGGCTGACtgtaaatgaagaaaaaatgaCTGCAGTCTGCACTACACAAAGAGGATTCCCTAAGCCTTGGGTAGAGTGGAGACTTCATTACCTATCTGACAAAAGCCAACACTTAGTTGACCAGAGGGATGTAAACACTACAGTGGTGCAGGACCCTCGGGATCATCTCTACAGTCTCAGAAGCACTATACATATCCCTGGGGATCAATATCAATCTATGACTTGCCTCATCTACAACCCTACCCAAAATGAGACTTTGATCACCACCCACGATTTAAACAAAGGTAAGTTAATGGAAGAATAAATTGTTGTGCAGTATCCCTTAAAGATGCCAT is from Epinephelus moara isolate mb chromosome 7, YSFRI_EMoa_1.0, whole genome shotgun sequence and encodes:
- the LOC126392790 gene encoding CD276 antigen homolog, whose protein sequence is MLIVSVAYFLLLGSDATVVLNVNTTVSKSVVLPCILMTPTPIGLNNLRFYWQDEGKYVLYSFNKGEEKPAHVKELYQARVTAFPQDMITGNISVKLRNITLEDNQKVFQAFAPVSDSRRKPIVTPICQITLHVAVPYESARLTVNEEKMTAVCTTQRGFPKPWVEWRLHYLSDKSQHLVDQRDVNTTVVQDPRDHLYSLRSTIHIPGDQYQSMTCLIYNPTQNETLITTHDLNKGEAEKSLPDWATALIVTVAVVLSLCCSCVAHHM